In one window of Gymnogyps californianus isolate 813 chromosome 7, ASM1813914v2, whole genome shotgun sequence DNA:
- the FAP gene encoding prolyl endopeptidase FAP isoform X2: MKTRLKIIFGVVICLLLSLLLMCIILLPSRVVNTNDGPRALTLEDYLNGNFQYKTFFPYWVSDNEYLQQSAEDNIILYNVEMNYPTTIMTNSTMKQVNASNYALSSDKYFIALESNYSKLWRYSYTASYHIYDLMYGGFVTENQLPHKIQYISWSPVGHKLVYVYQNNIYLKQSPREAPIKLTSDGKQNEIFNGIPDWVYEEEMLATKYALWWSPSGKYLAYVQFNDSDIPVIEYSYFGEDQYPRKIIIPYPKAGAKNPTVKVFIVDTINAEAFGPKEVPVPAVIASSDHYFTWLTWVTDSRICVQWLKRIQNFSVLAICDFKANSNTWDCPEFFVSTPYFTSDSSSYYKIFSDKNGYKHIHYINGSVENAIQITSGEWEAIYIFRVTNDAIFYSSNEFEGYPGRRNIYKISIGSKPMRKQCITCNLRKERCQYYTARFSERSKYYALICYGPGIPISTLFENHGDRELTVLEDNWELQSALQEIKLPKEEINKLEVDGITLWYKMLLPPQFDRSKKYPLLIQVYGGPCSQNVKETFSISWITYLASKEGIIVALVDGRGTAYQGDKILHAVYRRLGIYEVEDQISAVKKFIEMGFIDEKRIAIWGWSYGGYVTSLALGSGSGVFKCGMAVAPVSSWEYYASIYTERFMGLPVESDNLEHYKNSTVMARAKNFQNVEYLLIHGTADDNVHFQNSAQIAKALVNARVDFQAMWYTDQNHGIPGLSSKHLYTHMTHFLKQCFSLSE, encoded by the exons TTGTCAACACAAATGATGGTCCCAGAGCTCTTACATTGGAGGATTATTTGAATGGAAACTTccaatataaaacattttttccatattgGGTGTCAG ATAATGAATATCTTCAGCAGTCTGCAGAAGATAATATTATTCTTTACAATGTTGAAATGAACTACCCAACTACCATCATGACTAACAGCACAATG AAACAAGTTAATGCTTCAAATTATGCGTTGTCATCAGACAAATATTTCATAGCTCTGGAAAGCAATTATTCAaag CTGTGGAGATACTCTTATACAGCATCATACCACATTTATGATCTCATGTATGG tgGTTTTGTAACAGAAAATCAGCTTCCACATAAAATTCAGTATATATCCTGGTCACCCGTTGGACACAAATTG GTATATGTGTATCAGAATAATATCTATTTGAAACAAAGTCCAAGAGAGGCACCAATTAAACTAACTAGTgatggaaaacagaatgaaatatttaatgggATTCCTGATTGGGTCTATGAAG aggaaATGCTAGCAACAAAATATGCACTGTGGTGGTCTCCAAGTGGAAAATATTTAGCATACGTACAATTTAATGATTCTGACATACCAGTTATTGAATATTCATATTTTGGTGAGGACCAGTAtcctagaaaaataattatccCATACCCGAAG GCTGGGGCTAAAAATCCTACTGTTAAAGTGTTTATTGTAGACACTATTAACGCTGAAGCGTTTGGTCCTAAGGAGGTGCCAGTTCCTGCAGTCATAGCATCCAG tgaTCACTATTTTACTTGGCTTACTTGGGTAACAGATAGTCGAATCTGTGTGCAATGGCTAAAGAGAATCCAGAATTTTTCAGTCTTAGCTATTTGTGACTTCAAAGCAAATTCAAATACTTGGGATTGTCCAGAG TTCTTTGTTTCTACACCATATTTTACATCAGACAGCAGTTCATACTACAAAATTTTTAGTGACAAAAATGGTTATAAGCATATTCATTACATCAACGGCTCTGTG GAGAATGCAATCCAAATTACAAGTGGAGAATGGGAGGCAATATACATTTTCAGAGTAACAAATGATGCAAT TTTCTATTCAAGCAATGAATTTGAAGGCTATCCAGGAAGAAGGAATATTTACAA aATCAGTATTGGAAGTAAACCTATGAGAAAACAATGCATTACTTGCAATTTAAGGAAAGAGAGATGCCAGTATTATACAGCAAGGTTCAGTGAACGTTCTAAGTATTATGCCTTGATCTGTTATG GTCCTGGGATTCCCATTTCTACTCTTTTTGAGAACCATGGTGATAGAG AGCTCACAGTATTGGAAGACAATTGGGAATTGCAGTCTGCTTTGCAAGAGATCAAACTaccaaaagaagaaattaataaactTGAAGTGGATGGTATAA CTTTGTGGTACAAAATGCTTCTACCCCCACAGTTTGATAGATCCAAGAAGTACCCTCTGCTTATTCAGGT GTACGGAGGACCTTGCAGTCAGaatgtaaaagaaacatttagcATTAGCTGGATAACCTATCTTGCCAGCAAAGAGGGAATTATTGTTGCTCTAGTGGATGGCAGAGGGACAGCTTATCAAGGTGACAAGATTTTGCATGCAGTATATCGAAGACTAGGAATCTATGAAGTTGAGGACCAAATCTCAGCAGTGAA gaaaTTTATAGAAATGGGTTTTATTGATGAGAAACGAATAGCAATATGGGGCTGG TCCTATGGTGGATACGTAACTTCTTTGGCACTTGGATCTGGCAGTGGAGTATTTAAATGTGGAATGGCTGTGGCTCCTGTTTCCAGCTGGGAATATTACG CATCTATCTACACAGAACGATTTATGGGTCTTCCTGTAGAATCCGATAATCTTGAGCACTACAAG AATTCAACTGTGATGGCAAGAGCAAAGAATTTCCAAAACGTAGAGTATCTTCTCATCCATGGAACAGCAGATG ataaTGTACATTTTCAGAACTCAGCACAAATTGCAAAAGCTCTGGTTAATGCACGGGTGGATTTCCAGGCAATG
- the FAP gene encoding prolyl endopeptidase FAP isoform X1 has protein sequence MKTRLKIIFGVVICLLLSLLLMCIILLPSRVVNTNDGPRALTLEDYLNGNFQYKTFFPYWVSDNEYLQQSAEDNIILYNVEMNYPTTIMTNSTMKQVNASNYALSSDKYFIALESNYSKLWRYSYTASYHIYDLMYGGFVTENQLPHKIQYISWSPVGHKLVYVYQNNIYLKQSPREAPIKLTSDGKQNEIFNGIPDWVYEEEMLATKYALWWSPSGKYLAYVQFNDSDIPVIEYSYFGEDQYPRKIIIPYPKAGAKNPTVKVFIVDTINAEAFGPKEVPVPAVIASSDHYFTWLTWVTDSRICVQWLKRIQNFSVLAICDFKANSNTWDCPEKQQHIEESQTGWAGGFFVSTPYFTSDSSSYYKIFSDKNGYKHIHYINGSVENAIQITSGEWEAIYIFRVTNDAIFYSSNEFEGYPGRRNIYKISIGSKPMRKQCITCNLRKERCQYYTARFSERSKYYALICYGPGIPISTLFENHGDRELTVLEDNWELQSALQEIKLPKEEINKLEVDGITLWYKMLLPPQFDRSKKYPLLIQVYGGPCSQNVKETFSISWITYLASKEGIIVALVDGRGTAYQGDKILHAVYRRLGIYEVEDQISAVKKFIEMGFIDEKRIAIWGWSYGGYVTSLALGSGSGVFKCGMAVAPVSSWEYYASIYTERFMGLPVESDNLEHYKNSTVMARAKNFQNVEYLLIHGTADDNVHFQNSAQIAKALVNARVDFQAMWYTDQNHGIPGLSSKHLYTHMTHFLKQCFSLSE, from the exons TTGTCAACACAAATGATGGTCCCAGAGCTCTTACATTGGAGGATTATTTGAATGGAAACTTccaatataaaacattttttccatattgGGTGTCAG ATAATGAATATCTTCAGCAGTCTGCAGAAGATAATATTATTCTTTACAATGTTGAAATGAACTACCCAACTACCATCATGACTAACAGCACAATG AAACAAGTTAATGCTTCAAATTATGCGTTGTCATCAGACAAATATTTCATAGCTCTGGAAAGCAATTATTCAaag CTGTGGAGATACTCTTATACAGCATCATACCACATTTATGATCTCATGTATGG tgGTTTTGTAACAGAAAATCAGCTTCCACATAAAATTCAGTATATATCCTGGTCACCCGTTGGACACAAATTG GTATATGTGTATCAGAATAATATCTATTTGAAACAAAGTCCAAGAGAGGCACCAATTAAACTAACTAGTgatggaaaacagaatgaaatatttaatgggATTCCTGATTGGGTCTATGAAG aggaaATGCTAGCAACAAAATATGCACTGTGGTGGTCTCCAAGTGGAAAATATTTAGCATACGTACAATTTAATGATTCTGACATACCAGTTATTGAATATTCATATTTTGGTGAGGACCAGTAtcctagaaaaataattatccCATACCCGAAG GCTGGGGCTAAAAATCCTACTGTTAAAGTGTTTATTGTAGACACTATTAACGCTGAAGCGTTTGGTCCTAAGGAGGTGCCAGTTCCTGCAGTCATAGCATCCAG tgaTCACTATTTTACTTGGCTTACTTGGGTAACAGATAGTCGAATCTGTGTGCAATGGCTAAAGAGAATCCAGAATTTTTCAGTCTTAGCTATTTGTGACTTCAAAGCAAATTCAAATACTTGGGATTGTCCAGAG aagcaacAGCACATAGAAGAGAGTCAAACAGGATGGGCAGGCGGA TTCTTTGTTTCTACACCATATTTTACATCAGACAGCAGTTCATACTACAAAATTTTTAGTGACAAAAATGGTTATAAGCATATTCATTACATCAACGGCTCTGTG GAGAATGCAATCCAAATTACAAGTGGAGAATGGGAGGCAATATACATTTTCAGAGTAACAAATGATGCAAT TTTCTATTCAAGCAATGAATTTGAAGGCTATCCAGGAAGAAGGAATATTTACAA aATCAGTATTGGAAGTAAACCTATGAGAAAACAATGCATTACTTGCAATTTAAGGAAAGAGAGATGCCAGTATTATACAGCAAGGTTCAGTGAACGTTCTAAGTATTATGCCTTGATCTGTTATG GTCCTGGGATTCCCATTTCTACTCTTTTTGAGAACCATGGTGATAGAG AGCTCACAGTATTGGAAGACAATTGGGAATTGCAGTCTGCTTTGCAAGAGATCAAACTaccaaaagaagaaattaataaactTGAAGTGGATGGTATAA CTTTGTGGTACAAAATGCTTCTACCCCCACAGTTTGATAGATCCAAGAAGTACCCTCTGCTTATTCAGGT GTACGGAGGACCTTGCAGTCAGaatgtaaaagaaacatttagcATTAGCTGGATAACCTATCTTGCCAGCAAAGAGGGAATTATTGTTGCTCTAGTGGATGGCAGAGGGACAGCTTATCAAGGTGACAAGATTTTGCATGCAGTATATCGAAGACTAGGAATCTATGAAGTTGAGGACCAAATCTCAGCAGTGAA gaaaTTTATAGAAATGGGTTTTATTGATGAGAAACGAATAGCAATATGGGGCTGG TCCTATGGTGGATACGTAACTTCTTTGGCACTTGGATCTGGCAGTGGAGTATTTAAATGTGGAATGGCTGTGGCTCCTGTTTCCAGCTGGGAATATTACG CATCTATCTACACAGAACGATTTATGGGTCTTCCTGTAGAATCCGATAATCTTGAGCACTACAAG AATTCAACTGTGATGGCAAGAGCAAAGAATTTCCAAAACGTAGAGTATCTTCTCATCCATGGAACAGCAGATG ataaTGTACATTTTCAGAACTCAGCACAAATTGCAAAAGCTCTGGTTAATGCACGGGTGGATTTCCAGGCAATG